CTCGGAGAATGGTTCGAGGACAAGGACATTCGAGACGGATGGGATCTGGCCCCCACGTTCGTCTCGGCGGGGCTCGATGTGCCGTGGCTCGATCGGGTATCGGCGACCGTCGACGATCCGGCCATGCTCGAGGGTGCGATCAGGTGGCTCAACTACACGGTCGAAACCGAGTTGCTGATGAACGAGATCGCGGATTCGACCACGCGAATCTCCACGCTGGTCGGTGCCGCGAAGCAATATTCGCAGATGGACCGCGCGCCGTACCAGACCGTGGATGTGCGGGAGTTGCTCGACAGCACACTGATCATGTTGGGCCGCAAGATCGGTGACGACATCGCGGTGGTCAAGGAATACGATCCGGCGGTTCCGCCCATCCCCGCCTATGCCGCCGAACTCAACCAGGTGTGGACGAACCTGATCGACAATGCCGTGCAGGCGATGGATGGGTCGGGGGTTTTGACGGTGCGCACGTCGTTGGACGAGGATCAAGTGCAGATCGAGATCTGCGACACCGGACCCGGTGTGCCGCAGGAGATTCGGTCACGCATCTTCGAGCCGTTCTTCACCACCAAGGCCGTCGGCGAGGGTACGGGTCTCGGCCTCGACATCTCGTGGCGCATCGTGGTGAAGAAGCACCAGGGTGACCTGCAGGTGGTGTCCGAACCTGGGAACACGCGCTTCATCGTGAGACTGCCAGTCCAACCCGCTGTCGAGGAGGCATCATGACCATCGAAGGCATCGACCCGCAGGTTCCGCCGTCGGGACCCGGCTGTGTCGAGTGCACTCAGACGCAGGGCTGGTGGGTGCACCTGCGTCGGTGTGCGCAGTGCGGTCATATCGGGTGCTGCGATTCCTCGCCGTCGCAGCACGCCAGCAAGCACGCCGAATCCACTCGACATCAGTTCGTGCGGAGCTACGAGCCCGGCGAGGAATGGTTCTACAACTACGCCGACGAGCAGATGTACGACGGCCCCGAACTTGCTCCACCGCAGCATCATCCACTCGACCAGACGGTTCCGGGGCCGCGTGAACGGGTGCCGTCGAACTGGCAGAGCTTGATCAACTGACTCGTTCGGCACCGGTGAAACACTGGGTAGCGAGAAGGTGAACACCGCAAATCGGGCGCGCGTTGTGGGTAATCTCGCTCCATGACGTTGATTGCGGAGGATCTGCTGCTGTTGTTGCTCGACGACGAGTCGGGCAAACCGTCGGCAGACAGCACCAAGTTGCCGCGGGTGCTGGCCGGCGCGTTGGTCGTCGAGCTCGCAATGAATGGATCGCTGCGCATCACCGGCCCCGACGAGCAGCTCGAGAAGGATCACGTGGTCGTGGCGGGGGAGCCGCCCGAAGATGCACTGCTGCGCCGTGTGTTCGATCTCGTGGCAACGACGTCACGGCCGATGAAGCCGCAGAAGGTGATCGAGAAGTCGCAGAAGAATCTGGCCAAGGAACTGGCCGCGCGTCTGGTGGCTCAGGGTTTTGTCACCGAGAAGCAGGACAAGGTGTTGGGGTTGTTCCCGACGACGACGTGGCCCGCGCGCGACACCTCGCGGGAGAAGGTGCTGCGGGATGCGCTACGAAGCGCGCTCGTCGACGGCACGACTCCCGAGCCGCATTCCGCGGCCCTGATCTCGCTCGTCTCGGCGGTGGATCTCACTCACAAGGTCATCACAGATGCGGACAAGAAGCTGTTGAAGAAGCGGGCCAAGGAGATTGCCGAGGGTGAGTGGGCAGGGGAGGCAGTACGCAAGGCAGTTTCCGACGTCAACACTGCGGTGATGGCTGCTGTCATGGTGCCCGTCATCGTTTCGACCACGAGTAGCTGAGGCGACATGAGAAGCGTAGCGATTCTGTTGTTCGACGACGTCGAGGTGCTCGACGCCTGCGGTCCGTTCGAGGTGTTCTCGGTGGCCGATCGTGTCGCCGAACGTGCTGGTAGCGCAGCGCCTTTCGAGGTGGTACTGGTCGGCGTCGATGCCTCGCCCGTGCGTGCGCGAGGTGGCATGAGGATCGGCGTCGACACCACGATCGACGATCCGCGGACCTACGACCTCGTCTTGGTTCCCGGCGGCGTCGTCGACGCCGTCGAAGCGGACGGCCGAGTTCTGGAGTGGCTGCAGCGAACTCGACCCACCGCAGAAGTGGTCGCGTCGGTGTGCACCGGTGCGTTCGTGCTCGCGGCGGCGGGACTGCTCGACGCGCGTCCGGTGACGACGCACTGGGAAGATCTGGAATTGTTGCGGACAAGGTGGCCTGCACTCGTGGTGCACGAGGGCGTTCGGTACATCGATCATGGCGATCTGGCGACATCGGCCGGTATCAGTGCCGGCCTCGATCTCGCGCTGCATCTGGTCGCGCGGTGGGCGGGCGCGGATCACGCCCTCGCCACCGCGGGCCAGATGGACTACGACTGGTCAGGCGCTGAGCACCCGTAGAACCAGCGCCACGACGGCGAACACGGCGAGTCCGGCGGCTGGGGCGAAGTCCTTGTCCTTGGCGCGAAGGTGCGCGGCAACCGCACCGACGAAGTAGAGGATGACGCCGACAGCAGCTGCCACGCCGATGGGCCAGACCAACAGGCCGACCAGGAGGCCGATGGCACCGAGTATCTCCGCGTAGGCCAACCACGGAATCTTGTCGGCGGGGACGCCCACCTGCTCGAGCATCGGGATGACGGAGGGATTTTTCGTCAGTTTGCCGATTGCCGAGAACGTGAGCGCCACGGCGAGCAGTACCGAGACGACGAGGGTTGCGATGAACATGATCCCTGCTTTCATTTCTGGGGCCACTAGTAAATCAGAAGTAGCAAGGCGGACTGTAGCACCTCGGTAGGGTGGAGTCATGGTCACGAACGAACAGCCACATGACTCCCGTGCCTGTGACGGAGCGTTGACCAAAGCCTTCGGCTTTCTCGGCAAGCGATGGAACGGACTTCTTCTTGCGACGCTGATGAACGGGCCGATGGGATTCTCGGACCTGCGCCGCGCTGTCGGCGGCATCAGTGACTCGGTGCTGTCGGAGCGACTCGGAGAACTCGGCAAAGCGGGACTGGTGGCGCGCGCCGTCACGGACGGGCCCCCCATCTCGGTGGAGTACAGCCTGACGACGTCGGGGGAGGCGCTGCTGCCGTCGCTCGAGGCGCTCACCGACTGGGCTTCGAAAAACCTCTGACCCCCGCAACACTGTCGCGAGGGCCAGAGATGGATCGATCGATCAGCCGGGGTGGTTGCTGTCTTTCTGTCCCTCGGCGGAGTCGGCGAACTCCTGAGTGTCGAACACCTCGCCGCCCAGCGGATCGACGGGAGCGTTGTCGCTCGAGTATTCGACGGCTCCGGTCTCGGGATGAACCTCGAGCTGTTCGGTGGACACCTCGTGCACCGCGAGCACGACGGTCCCGGTGCGAGCGGGCGAAGTGAGTCCCTCCCGTGACGCTGTCAGGCCGGAGAACGTGCTCGAGATGCCTGCCGACGCCTTCTTGCGCGGAGTCGACCGAGCTGGGTCCTGTTCGCTGTCCTTGACCTCCGGCGTAGTGGTCACGCGCACGTACCGCGGGGTGGTGGCGACGTCGTAGCGGAAGGCCCTGAGCATCGACACGCACGCGAGCACCAGGATGATCGAGAACGGCACTGCCGTGGCTATCGACATCGTTTGCAAGGCCGTCAACGATCCGGTTCCGCCGATGAGGAGCAGAACCGTCGCTGCCACGCCTTCGAGAATCGACCAGTACACGCGGGTGATCTTCGGGGGCTCCAGATCGCCGCCGGTGGAGAGGATGTCGATGACCAGCGAGCCGGAGTCGGAGGACGTCACGAAGAAGAACACGATGACGAAGATCGCCAGCACGCTGCTGATCGTGGCCAACGGCAACGTGTCGAGCAGCTGAAACAGACTCGTGTTCGTGTCGACGGCACCGTCGACCAACAGGTCGCCGTTCTCGCGCTGACGCAGGATGCCGGCATCACCGAAGATCGTGAACCACAGCGATCCGATGATCGTCGGTGCCAGCAGTACTCCGAACACGAACTCGCGGATGGTGCGGCCGCGTGAGATGCGGGCGATGAACATGCCGACGAACGGCGCCCAGCTCATCCACCAGCCCCAGTAGAAGATGGTCCAGTCGCCGGTCCAGCCGTCGTCGGAGAACGGTGACGTGCGCAGCATCAACTCGGGCAACGCCTGGATGTAGCCGCCGAGGTTCTGCACCCACGACTGCATGAGAAACAGGCTCGGTCCGGCAATCAGAACGAAGACTGCCAGAGCCGCGGCCATTCCCATGTTGATGTTGGAGAGCCATTTGAGCCCTCGTGAGACGCCGGACACGACGGAGAACGTCGCGAGACCGGTGACTCCGGCGATGATGATGACCGTCACCCAGTTGTTGGTATCGACCCAACCCAGGTACTCGAGGCCGGCCGAGATCTGTTGCACACCGAATCCGAGCGAGGTGGCAACGCCGAACAACGTGCCGATGATTGCGACGGCGTCGATCGCATGGCCGATGCCGCCCTCGATGCGCTTGCGCCCCAGAAGCGGCTCGAGCAGCCAACGCACGGACAGCGGGCGTCCCTTGCGGTACGTCATGTAGGCCAGCCCGAGGCCGACCACCACGTAGATGGCCCAGGCGTGCAGACCCCAGTGGAACAGGGTCAGCTCCATCGCCTGACGCGCTGCCGGGTCGGTGCTGCCGGGAACGCCGCCGGCTTCGGGCGGTGTGACGTAGTGCGAAAGAGGCTCGGCGACGCCGTAGAACACCAGGCCGATGCCCATGCCGGCGCTGAACAGCATCGCGAACCAGGACAGGACGCCGAATTCGGGCTTCTCGTCGTCACGTCCGAGGCGGATGTTGCCGACTTTGCTCAGACCGCAGTACAGCGCGAACAGCACGAAGCCGGTGGTGGCCAGGATGTACCACCAGCCGACTCCGCTGGTGATGGCGTTGTTGAGATTGTCGAATGCGTCGGCGGCAGTGCCGGCGTAGATCACCGAGAAGGCGATCATGACAAAAATGACGATAGATGCGGGGACGAAGACCGGCTTGAGCAGGCCGCCCCACGCTTCTTTTACTGCTTTCACTTACTTGACTTCCTTACAACTCGAGTCGAGGTGATCGGCTGACCACTATCGGTTTGCCGTTCTTTTTCCCTTGTTTTGGTCAAGTACCGGTAATCACCATAAACGACGTCGGCGCGGGCGGCGAAACGTGACGGAGCCGGTGAGCAGGGGAGACAAGCCCGCGTCGACAGTCTGCCGAGTCGCCGCGAACACCCGAACGGACTACAGTTCTGTCGATGTTGCGGTCTCGCCCGGTCGTCCTTCGTGGGAGTCGATGTGCCGCGAGTAGTGCTGTTGCACAGGTGATTCCGTGACTCCCGGTCGGTTGCAGCCGGGCACCGAGTTTGCGGGCTTTCGAGTGCAGCGTCGCCTGGGGGTCGGCGGCATGAGTGAGGTGTACCTGGTCCTCGGTCGCGGACACGATCGGCTCGAAGCACTGAAGGTTCTCGATCGTGACGCATCGCGGTCACCGCGACTACGCACCAAATTTCGGACCGAGGCCACCGTTGCGGCGCTCTTGGTGCATCCGAACATCGTGTCGGTGCACGAACATGGTGAGTTCGAGCACCAGCTGTGGATGTCGATGCACTACGTCGACGGGTACAGCGCGTCGCGGCTGGTCGCTCGCGGTCAGATCGCGCTCGACGTCTCCCGGGTGGCGCGCATCGTCGCCGAGGTGGCCAAGGGGCTCGACTACGCCCACTCGAACGGCGTCCTGCACCGGGACGTCAAGCCGTCGAACATCCTCATCTCCACCGAGCGGGTGGACGGCTACGAGCAGGTGTTGTTGTCCGACTGGGGAATTGCGCGTCTGGTCGACGACTCGACGCCGTTGGTCGTCGGCGGAACGGTGCTCGCGTCCATTCACTACGCGGCACCGGAACTGCTCCGCGGGGAAGCACTGAGCGCGCAGACCGACGTCTACGCACTGGGGGCGACTCTGGTCGAATTACTCACCGGGCGAACGCCGTACCCCTTGGCCACGCCACTCGCGATCACCGCAGCCCATCTGTCGGCCGAGCCGCCTGCGGTGACGCGGCGTCGGCGATCACTACCGCGGGGACTCGATGCGGTGGTCGCACGCGCATTGGCCAAGGACCCGGCGGATCGTTTCGAGACCTGCGTGGACCTGGCCGACGCCGTCGCTGCCGCCATTGCCGCAGGGATTCCGGAACCGCCCGTGCGACGCTCACCGTTCACTCGATCGAGATGGCTCAGGTTCTCCTGACGACACCGGCCCGTGCACGAAGCAGGGCCCCGCATCGACTCGATGCGGGGCCCTGTTCCTCGGGGTGTGTACGGGTCACTCCTCCGGTTCGGTCGGACGATTCGCCACCACCGGGTACTGACCGGTGTAGCCCAAGCGTTCCTCGGCGACGGTGAGCACCTTGGTGCGTACCAGGTACCAGCCACCGATCAGCGCGGGAATGATGACCACCAGGGTGGCGATGGTCCACGACCCGATAGGCGCGTCGAAGGCCATCAGTACCAGCACGCCGAACAGGAACACCAGCGTCGCGTAGCTGGTGTACGGCGCGCCGAAGAGGCGGAACTTGGGCCGCTCCACGATGCCCTTCTTGGACCAGCGGTACAGCTGGATCTGGCACAGGACGATGGTTGCCCAGCTGGCGATGATGCCCAGTGCAGACATGTTGAGCACGATCTCGAATGCCTCGCCGGGCGCGATCGCGTTCAGGGCGACACCGAACAAGGTGATGAAGCAGGTGAGCAGAATGCCGCCGAACGGCACTCCGCCCTTGGTCATCTTCTTGGTGAACTCCGGCGCGCTGCCGTTCATCGCCATCGACCGCAGGATGCGGCCGGTCGAGTACAGGCCGGCGTTCAGGGAAGACAGTGCCGCCGTGAGCACCACGATGTTCATGATGGTGCCCGCGCCGCCGAGGCCGATGCTCGAGAAGAACGTCACGAACGGTGAGGTACCGGACTGGTATGCGGTGTACGGCATCAGCAGCGCGAGCAGTACGAGCGAGCCGACGTAGAACAGAGCGATACGCGCGATGACCGAGTTGATCGCCCGCGGCATGATCTTCTCCGGGTTCTCGGTCTCACCCGCGGCAGTGCCCACCAATTCGACTGCGGCGTAAGCGAACACGACGCCGGAGATGACGATGACGAGCGGCCACGCGCCCGACGGGAACAACCCGCCGTTGTCGGTGATGAGACTGATGCCCGGCATCTGGGTACCGACGGGGATCCGGCCCGCGAGGAACACGACGCCCACGATCAGGAAGGTCACCAAGGCAATGACCTTGATGATGGCCGCCCAGAACTCCATCTCACCGAACCACTTGACCGACACGAGATTCAAGCTCATGACGATGACCAGAGCAATCAATGCGATGACCCACTGCGGGATCACCTCGAAACTGCCCCAGTAATGCATGTACGTCGCGATGGCGGTGACGTCGACGATGGCCGTCATCGCCCAGTTCAGGAAGTACATCCACCCGGCGACGAAAGCGGCTTTCTCGCCGAAGAACTCACGCGCGTAGGAGACGAAACTGCCCGACGACGGACGGTGCAGCACCAACTCGCCGAGGGCACGCAGAATGAAGAAGACGAAGATTCCACAGAGTGCGTAGGCGAGAAAGAGGCCGGGCCCGGCGCTGGCCAGGCGTCCGCCCGCGCCGAGGAACAGGCCGGTGCCGATTGCGCCACCGATCGCGATCATCTGCAACTGCCGAGGTTTGAGGCCCTTGTGGTAGCCCTCTTCCTCGTGGTCCATCGCCGAGTTGTCGTACGAGGTGTCGACCGTATCGGACATGTTTCGATCCTTACTGTCGGATTTGTAGGGTTTTGTCCGAATTTTGTGGCGTCGAAGCTGTTGTCGCTCAACGGTATTAGCGCCGAGGGTTCGATGCACAGTATTCGGATGTTAACAACGCGTACTGGTGTGAACAGTGTGTGACGAATGGCAGCTCGGCTGAGCATCTGCTCGAGACCTGCGTCGCGCGGTGGCGTCGGGCACAGGGGCGGTGGTGGTTCGCTCGAGGCGGACGACCTTGCACTCGCCATGGTCGAGTGCTAGAAATGCAGTTGGCACTCTCGACACGTGAGTGCCAGGTCGGGACACGGTGAGGCCGGGGAATCAACGACACCCCTGGTCGTCCGTCGCGGGCACCGAGCTCGGCCAGCAATGTGTCACCCCCAATCCGGAGGATCACTTCGCAATGGCCAAGATCATCGCGTTCGACGAAGAGGCACGCCGTGGCCTCGAGCGAGGCCTCAATGCCCTCGCCGACGCAGTAAAGGTGACGTTGGGCCCCAAGGGTCGCAACGTCGTACTCGAGAAGAAGTGGGGAGCTCCCACGATCACCAACGATGGTGTTTCCATCGCCAAGGAGATCGAGCTCGAAGATCCCTACGAGAAGATCGGTGCCGAGCTCGTCAAGGAGGTCGCCAAGAAGACCGACGACGTCGCAGGCGACGGCACCACCACCGCTACCGTTCTCGCCCAGGCACTCGTCCGTGAAGGCCTGCGCAACGTCGCAGCCGGCGCGAACCCGCTCGGCCTCAAGCGCGGCATCGAGAAGGCTGTTGCAGCCGTCACCGAGGCTCTGCTCGCGTCCGCCAAGGAGATCGACACCAAGGAGCAGATCGCTGCTACCGCTGGCATCTCCGCAGGCGACCCGTCCATCGGCGAGCTCATCGCCGAGGCAATGGACAAGGTCGGCAAGGAAGGCGTCATCACGGTCGAGGAGTCCAACACCTTCGGCCTGCAGCTCGAGCTCACCGAGGGCATGCGCTTCGACAAGGGCTACATCTCGGCGTACTTCGCCACCGATGCAGAGCGTCAGGAAGCCGTCCTCGAAGACGCGTACATCCTGCTCGTCAGCTCCAAGATCAGCACCGTCAAGGACCTGCTGCCCCTGCTGGAGAAGGTCATCCAGTCCGGCAAGCCGCTCGTCATCATCGCCGAGGACGTCGAGGGCGAAGCTCTCTCCACCCTCGTGGTGAACAAGATCCGTGGCACCTTCAAGTCCGTCGCCGTCAAGGCTCCCGGATTCGGTGACCGTCGCAAGGCGCAGCTCGCCGACATCGCCATCCTCACCGGTGGCGAGGTCATCAGCGAAGAGGTCGGCCTCTCCCTGGAGACCGCCGGACTCGAGCTGCTCGGTCAGGCACGCAAGGTCGTCATCACCAAGGACGAGACCACCATCGTCGAGGGCTCGGGCGATTCCGACGCCATCGCCGGTCGCGTCAACCAGATCCGCGCCGAGATCGAGAACTCCGATTCCGACTACGACCGCGAGAAGCTGCAGGAGCGCCTGGCCAAGCTGGCCGGCGGCGTTGCAGTCATCAAGGCCGGAGCCGCAACCGAGGTCGAGCTCAAGGAGCGCAAGCACCGCATCGAAGATGCAGTGCGCAACGCCAAGGCAGCCGTCGAAGAAGGCATCGTCGCCGGTGGCGGCGTGGCACTGCTCCAGGCAGCGCCCGCACTCGACAACCTCAAGCTCGACGGTGACGAGGCAACCGGCGTGAACATCGTTCGCGTCGCGCTGTCCGCTCCGCTCAAGCAGATCGCATTCAACGCAGGCCTCGAGCCCGGCGTCGTTGCGGACAAGGTTGCCAACCTGCCCGCCGGTCACGGCCTCAACGCCGCGACCAACGAGTACGAGGACCTGCTCGCTGCAGGCATCAACGACCCGGTCAAGGTCACCCGCTCGGCACTGCAGAACGCAGCGTCCATCGCGGCTCTGTTCCTCACCACCGAGGCCGTCGTCGCCGACAAGCCCGAAAAGGCCGGAGCGCCCGCTGGCGATCCGACCGGTGGCATGGGCGGCATGGACTTCTGAGTCCAGCCCCTCGCTGAAGAAGCCCGACTCCCTTTCGAGGGGGTCGGGCTTTTTCGTGCTCGAATCCGGTGCAGTGGGCCGCGCTGAGCGCGGTCGGCTGCAGCCGATTCGGGGTACTACCCGTCGAGTTTGTGGTTAGGGTCGGTCATGATTCGTATTCGCTCGATGGTCGCCGCAGTGGCCGTGACCGCGGCCGTGGCGGGCTGCTCCACCTCGGGAACCGCCACGCCTGCGTCGGCACCGACGACCACTGATGTCACCGTCACGACCGAGCGAGCCGAGCCTGCGAGTACAGCGCCGCCCACGACCTCGAATGCCGTCGAGCCGTACGTCGTCGGCAGCACTCGAGTCACCGGATCCACGCAACATGCAACCTACGACGTCGCCATTCCGCAGCTCAGTGGCGGGAATCCCGCCGCGACGGCAGAGTTCAACGAGTCGATGCGCGCTGCACTCCAGGATCAGATCGACGGCGACTACGGATACGACTTCGCCCTCAGCGACGGTTACTCGACGGGTACGACCTACGTCGGCCGGCGCGTGATCAGTGCCGAACAGATCACCGACTGGATCGCCGTGCCGCCTGGTGCGCATGGCAATTCACTGCTTGCGACCGTGACTATCGACGCCGACACCGCACAGCCGATCTCCCTCGGCGATGCCTTCACCGACCTCGACACAGGCCTGGCACGGCTGTCGGATCGAGCAGCGAAGATCCTGCCGACCACCCGCGCGGGCGAGAGTTTCGAGCGCTCGGGCATCGAGCCGACGGTGGCAAACTTCGGGAACTGGACGGCATCGCCGGAGGGGATGAACATTCACTTCGGGGACTATCAGGTGGGGGCCTATGGCATCGGCCTCATCACGATCACCGTCCCATGGACCGACCTGTCCGACGTACTCGCTCCCGGTATGCAGGACGTGCTGAGCAGCTGACTGTCGGCACTGACCGCCACCGCAATGCGAGCATGGACCCATGATGATTCGCGCAGGGGTGCTGGACATCGCCTTCGACCGCTTCGGTGATCCGTCCGGCCGCGCAGTGGTGCTGCTGCACGGATTTCCTTACGACACCAGGTCCTACGACGACGTCGCCAGGCTGCTCGCAGAATCCGGCTACGACGTGGTGGTGCCGTACCTACGCGGCTTCGGACCTACCCGGTTCGTCGACGCCGACACGATGCGCTCCGGTGAGCAGGCCGCGATCGGCCACGACGTCCGCGAGCTGATCATCGCGCTGGGACTGAACGAGCCCATCGTCGCGGGCTACGACTGGGGTGGGCGAGCCGCCTGCGTCGTCGCCGCGCTGTGGCCGGAGCTGGTGTCGGGCCTGGTGAGCGTCTCCGGATATCTGGTCCAGGACATCGCTGCCGCTGTGTCCACACCGGTGCCGCCGCACCTCGAGAAGCGGTACTGGTACCAGTACTACCTGCACTCCGAGCGGGGCCGGGCCGGGCTGGCGGCCTACCGCGCAGAGATCGCCCAGACACTGTGGACGGATTGGTCGCCTACCTGGAGGTTCGGTGACTCCGAATTCGCCGCCACCGCACCCTCGTTCGACAACCCCGACTTCGTGGACGTGTCCGTGCATTCCTACCGGCACCGATACGGCATCGAGTCCGGGGACGCGCCCTATGCAGAAACGCAGGAGTTGCTGACGCGG
The nucleotide sequence above comes from Rhodococcoides fascians A25f. Encoded proteins:
- a CDS encoding ATP-binding protein, producing MSTLACDPDELRTLFLFEHLTDSQLAELCRDGRIETIEPGPVYAEGEPATCFYVLMDGAVVLSKLSGGEDLVINRTSQRGVYAGAWQAYLGDRVPQTYQGSMRVSEPSRFFVLDADCFASIVREWFPMALHLLEGLFFGNQNTKQVVEQRERLLALGSLSAGLTHELNNPAAAAVRATSALRNRVAHMRQKLAMIAGGTLDRASLARLVELQNEAVELVAKAPKLTAMEASDREDELGEWFEDKDIRDGWDLAPTFVSAGLDVPWLDRVSATVDDPAMLEGAIRWLNYTVETELLMNEIADSTTRISTLVGAAKQYSQMDRAPYQTVDVRELLDSTLIMLGRKIGDDIAVVKEYDPAVPPIPAYAAELNQVWTNLIDNAVQAMDGSGVLTVRTSLDEDQVQIEICDTGPGVPQEIRSRIFEPFFTTKAVGEGTGLGLDISWRIVVKKHQGDLQVVSEPGNTRFIVRLPVQPAVEEAS
- a CDS encoding UBP-type zinc finger domain-containing protein, with product MTIEGIDPQVPPSGPGCVECTQTQGWWVHLRRCAQCGHIGCCDSSPSQHASKHAESTRHQFVRSYEPGEEWFYNYADEQMYDGPELAPPQHHPLDQTVPGPRERVPSNWQSLIN
- a CDS encoding GOLPH3/VPS74 family protein is translated as MTLIAEDLLLLLLDDESGKPSADSTKLPRVLAGALVVELAMNGSLRITGPDEQLEKDHVVVAGEPPEDALLRRVFDLVATTSRPMKPQKVIEKSQKNLAKELAARLVAQGFVTEKQDKVLGLFPTTTWPARDTSREKVLRDALRSALVDGTTPEPHSAALISLVSAVDLTHKVITDADKKLLKKRAKEIAEGEWAGEAVRKAVSDVNTAVMAAVMVPVIVSTTSS
- a CDS encoding DJ-1/PfpI family protein, which codes for MRSVAILLFDDVEVLDACGPFEVFSVADRVAERAGSAAPFEVVLVGVDASPVRARGGMRIGVDTTIDDPRTYDLVLVPGGVVDAVEADGRVLEWLQRTRPTAEVVASVCTGAFVLAAAGLLDARPVTTHWEDLELLRTRWPALVVHEGVRYIDHGDLATSAGISAGLDLALHLVARWAGADHALATAGQMDYDWSGAEHP
- a CDS encoding DoxX family protein, with the protein product MFIATLVVSVLLAVALTFSAIGKLTKNPSVIPMLEQVGVPADKIPWLAYAEILGAIGLLVGLLVWPIGVAAAVGVILYFVGAVAAHLRAKDKDFAPAAGLAVFAVVALVLRVLSA
- a CDS encoding winged helix-turn-helix transcriptional regulator; the protein is MVTNEQPHDSRACDGALTKAFGFLGKRWNGLLLATLMNGPMGFSDLRRAVGGISDSVLSERLGELGKAGLVARAVTDGPPISVEYSLTTSGEALLPSLEALTDWASKNL
- a CDS encoding BCCT family transporter — protein: MKAVKEAWGGLLKPVFVPASIVIFVMIAFSVIYAGTAADAFDNLNNAITSGVGWWYILATTGFVLFALYCGLSKVGNIRLGRDDEKPEFGVLSWFAMLFSAGMGIGLVFYGVAEPLSHYVTPPEAGGVPGSTDPAARQAMELTLFHWGLHAWAIYVVVGLGLAYMTYRKGRPLSVRWLLEPLLGRKRIEGGIGHAIDAVAIIGTLFGVATSLGFGVQQISAGLEYLGWVDTNNWVTVIIIAGVTGLATFSVVSGVSRGLKWLSNINMGMAAALAVFVLIAGPSLFLMQSWVQNLGGYIQALPELMLRTSPFSDDGWTGDWTIFYWGWWMSWAPFVGMFIARISRGRTIREFVFGVLLAPTIIGSLWFTIFGDAGILRQRENGDLLVDGAVDTNTSLFQLLDTLPLATISSVLAIFVIVFFFVTSSDSGSLVIDILSTGGDLEPPKITRVYWSILEGVAATVLLLIGGTGSLTALQTMSIATAVPFSIILVLACVSMLRAFRYDVATTPRYVRVTTTPEVKDSEQDPARSTPRKKASAGISSTFSGLTASREGLTSPARTGTVVLAVHEVSTEQLEVHPETGAVEYSSDNAPVDPLGGEVFDTQEFADSAEGQKDSNHPG
- a CDS encoding serine/threonine-protein kinase, which codes for MTPGRLQPGTEFAGFRVQRRLGVGGMSEVYLVLGRGHDRLEALKVLDRDASRSPRLRTKFRTEATVAALLVHPNIVSVHEHGEFEHQLWMSMHYVDGYSASRLVARGQIALDVSRVARIVAEVAKGLDYAHSNGVLHRDVKPSNILISTERVDGYEQVLLSDWGIARLVDDSTPLVVGGTVLASIHYAAPELLRGEALSAQTDVYALGATLVELLTGRTPYPLATPLAITAAHLSAEPPAVTRRRRSLPRGLDAVVARALAKDPADRFETCVDLADAVAAAIAAGIPEPPVRRSPFTRSRWLRFS
- a CDS encoding amino acid permease, with translation MSDTVDTSYDNSAMDHEEEGYHKGLKPRQLQMIAIGGAIGTGLFLGAGGRLASAGPGLFLAYALCGIFVFFILRALGELVLHRPSSGSFVSYAREFFGEKAAFVAGWMYFLNWAMTAIVDVTAIATYMHYWGSFEVIPQWVIALIALVIVMSLNLVSVKWFGEMEFWAAIIKVIALVTFLIVGVVFLAGRIPVGTQMPGISLITDNGGLFPSGAWPLVIVISGVVFAYAAVELVGTAAGETENPEKIMPRAINSVIARIALFYVGSLVLLALLMPYTAYQSGTSPFVTFFSSIGLGGAGTIMNIVVLTAALSSLNAGLYSTGRILRSMAMNGSAPEFTKKMTKGGVPFGGILLTCFITLFGVALNAIAPGEAFEIVLNMSALGIIASWATIVLCQIQLYRWSKKGIVERPKFRLFGAPYTSYATLVFLFGVLVLMAFDAPIGSWTIATLVVIIPALIGGWYLVRTKVLTVAEERLGYTGQYPVVANRPTEPEE
- the groL gene encoding chaperonin GroEL (60 kDa chaperone family; promotes refolding of misfolded polypeptides especially under stressful conditions; forms two stacked rings of heptamers to form a barrel-shaped 14mer; ends can be capped by GroES; misfolded proteins enter the barrel where they are refolded when GroES binds) gives rise to the protein MAKIIAFDEEARRGLERGLNALADAVKVTLGPKGRNVVLEKKWGAPTITNDGVSIAKEIELEDPYEKIGAELVKEVAKKTDDVAGDGTTTATVLAQALVREGLRNVAAGANPLGLKRGIEKAVAAVTEALLASAKEIDTKEQIAATAGISAGDPSIGELIAEAMDKVGKEGVITVEESNTFGLQLELTEGMRFDKGYISAYFATDAERQEAVLEDAYILLVSSKISTVKDLLPLLEKVIQSGKPLVIIAEDVEGEALSTLVVNKIRGTFKSVAVKAPGFGDRRKAQLADIAILTGGEVISEEVGLSLETAGLELLGQARKVVITKDETTIVEGSGDSDAIAGRVNQIRAEIENSDSDYDREKLQERLAKLAGGVAVIKAGAATEVELKERKHRIEDAVRNAKAAVEEGIVAGGGVALLQAAPALDNLKLDGDEATGVNIVRVALSAPLKQIAFNAGLEPGVVADKVANLPAGHGLNAATNEYEDLLAAGINDPVKVTRSALQNAASIAALFLTTEAVVADKPEKAGAPAGDPTGGMGGMDF
- a CDS encoding RsiV family protein, translating into MIRIRSMVAAVAVTAAVAGCSTSGTATPASAPTTTDVTVTTERAEPASTAPPTTSNAVEPYVVGSTRVTGSTQHATYDVAIPQLSGGNPAATAEFNESMRAALQDQIDGDYGYDFALSDGYSTGTTYVGRRVISAEQITDWIAVPPGAHGNSLLATVTIDADTAQPISLGDAFTDLDTGLARLSDRAAKILPTTRAGESFERSGIEPTVANFGNWTASPEGMNIHFGDYQVGAYGIGLITITVPWTDLSDVLAPGMQDVLSS